GCTTGGCCCGTCAGTTTACCAACTCCAGCCAGGAAGTCCGTCCAGTAAGTACTCTGTGTCAACTTCCTTTAAAGCAttgttttggcctttttttGCCAAGGAGTTATTTGTCCTCCGAGAAGCTGTTTTAAAGCCGTCTGTCAACAGTTAGAGGTTTGGTATAGCATGTTAACACAAAATAGTAATGATCATACAGATACTGTATGATTTATAAACGGCTTTTATAGAAACGGTGTAACTCCTTATCTAAGTACTGAGAATGGCTTCATGATGATGTGCAGAGGTGTTTTTGGCCTTTTACTAAAGTGCTGCATTGGCGTTTGACCAGAGAATATGAATGAAGTGCTCTTGGTCATAGGATATCTAGAAATACTAAGTTAAAggcacacaaatgtacacatttcaTACCAGAGTCAATTTCATTCACGTGATTCTGGCAACTTTCACTGCTGTGTGACCTTAATGACCCTCATGTAAAGTTCTAAAACGGTTTCATCTCGTTGTGAATATTTGGTCTGAACTGGCCTTAATATCAACATGTGACCATCCCAAAAAgttttaaatgcaaaacattgAATCCAGTTGTCTTTATAGATACCTCCGAATGTTATTTAGGACTGGACCTAGGACTTGGTGTAAAGGAGAAcagtgtgttatctgtgtgtccAATACCCCAGTTTACAGCTGGTTTTCCGTTTTTactatatctttattttatttttttcatcttcaatCTCTTTCAGCCTCGTCCTGTGGCCGGATTCAGAGGAACTGTGCGATATGCTTCAATCAATGCTCATAAGAATAAGGTGAGTAAAAACATTCTGCTATTCagtccgtttttttttttttttaattcatatttattgtactcTGAAATTACTCACACTTGTGTCTCTTAATCTGTAGGAAATGGGCCGACATGACGACCTGTGGTCCCTCTTCTACATGCTGGTTGAATTCATGGTTGGTCAGCTCCCCTGGAGGAAAATTAAAGACAAAGTATGTGCCTCTATGTATTAGTCAGTATAGATTTGTAATTCACAGTATGTGTATCCATTCAAACTCTtattttccccctctctgctctcaggaACAAGTAGGAAATCTAAAAGAGACGTATGACCATCGACTCATGCTTAAGCACCTTCCCTCAGAGTTCAGTACTTTCCTGGATCATATCTTGACCTTGGACTACTACACTAAGCCTGACTATCAGGTTAGCCATCCCTTGTTTGGCATATTTTGCATGCACGGTTGATTCCTCTCCAGCTAACAATCGCTGACGCCTGTGGTTTCTCTCTGACAGCTCCTGATGTCGCTGTTTGAAAATGCAATGAAGAGCCACAGCGTGCTGGAGAATGATGCCTACGACTGGGAGAAATGTGATTCGGAGGATATGCTGACCATCACTGCCGCAGCAACCACTGCTCAGCAGCTCACTCGCCTCACACCAGCATACTTGGGGTATTTACAGCTAAAGAAAGTCATTTGCAGTTTCACTTGTGCTATTCAAAGTTCCATCACACTCAGTTGGACATGTGTTCAAATATATAGCTGCAGCTTTTTTTAGACTAGAAGTCTGCACAGTCAGAGATCCCTGAGAAAACGCTGCTCTAAATTGTTCTGTGGAAATGAGCTGCAGGGTgaccttccctctcctccacagcaTGGCCAATGCTTCAGTGCTGCCGGGTGAGCTGCAGAGGGAGAACACTGAGGATGTCCTGCAAGGGGAGCGCCTCAGTGATGCTGACAACTGCCCCCCCATCCCCACACCGACCACCCCCGGTGGAGATGTATGGGAAGAGATGGACCGCAACCGCAACCATAAACACGCCCAGCCGATGATTAGGAAGGTCGGGGCAATGTAGTTTACTGTACACGTTCTTAATATTATTCTCATGTGACTGCTTCTCTTCCTGTGCTGTGAGATGTATAATTTAGCTGCAGTTCAGCGGATTTCATGCACAAAGCTCTCCCTAAGTCTACATTCACTTTGCCTAGAGATATGATAATGGCTAAGACTCTGTCAACCTCTATTACTCCATCTACACCTCCTGGGCTTGAATAGAAACCCACTAGGAGCCTGCCGACCTGTCTTCCTGATACTttagtgaagaaaaaaaagaactggaTATATTGCTGCTTTCTTGAGATACAGTGTTTGAGCCTCCTTGTCATTCATTCTCCTTAGGTGGTCAGTGAGGATGAACACAGTCAGAACCAGGGGAACCAGAGCCCCAACACCGGCTCCATGCAGAGTTCCCCTAGACGGGTGCGATCAGAGACCATGTTCTTGGACCGGGCTGCGCCACTGCTCCGGAGGATGAGACATAGTCAGAGCTTGGCATTTGAGAAGAGGCTTGCACCCGAACCCAAGCCCACCATCGAGCGCTTTCTCGAGGCCTAGTTAGTACTCAATACACACCAAATCACAATTTGTACAGTTGTGACAGCTTgcaaaacttttatttttgggaAAAGGACAGAAACTCACCATAACACTTATCTTGTTTCAGCTTGGGCAAACAGCGTCCTGTCCTCTCTCAAGTTGGGGAGAAACCCATTCCTGAGAGGGGACACGGGCAGCAGTCGCCTTCCTGCAACGAGGAACACTCTGGCACGGCAACCCCTGACCCTGAGGAGGGTGCACCCAGCAGTGGCTTTGTGGCAGTAAACCTCAGCCCTGTGCCTCAAGAGGGAGACTCTCAGGAGTGGGTGATGCTGGAGCTAGAGCAAGGCAGCGGCTCTGGAGCCACCAAGCCTCCAGGTGAGGCCCTGCGCGAGGACAAGCCTGGGGCGCACACGCCCGCTGAGACTGAGAACCAGTCCTCGGAGCCGCAGGATGGCCCGTCCCCAGCAGTGCCGAGCAGTCCTGTCCTGTCGCAGATGGGCATGCCTGGCACGTGGTTACTGGGCCACAGGAGACTGCCGGGGATGCTGGGACAGATGCCCTCAGTAATTATGGGAAGACCCCAGATGGACCAGGTAGGGGTGACCAAGCTTTTCATTGTGCATGAACTGAAAGCAACATTGTAcaagttgacaaaacaatcaaggTCTACTTACTTGCTTGTTCTGGAGCCTTTGACCATTTTTTATAGGAGCtggtttcactttcacaaatacaaatacttaaCACAACGAAAGAAGCTAATTTAGGTTTATCTGGTGTGACTACAAGGTTAGCATTAGGGCTAGCCACCTTGGAATAAAGCTTAAACACGTGGAATAAGGGgtgtttttccagtttttccCATTTTGCAGACATTGCGTGAATGCAGCATGAGAATAATGTTACTTAAATCAGTgctcagttgccatggaaacgtAGATTTCCAAACTTTTTATGATTCTGAGGACCTCTACGACTTATGTATATTTGGATATTTAGATATGCTCTTGTAAATTGATATGTTCTTTTtacgttttaaaaaaaaaataggatggtattttttctttttattttatatatttaagatATTATAACCTGTAACATTCATAACATTCTCCTCTCAGTCCTCTAGCTGTGCACCACAGTCCCCTGTACAGGAGAGGAGCGCTGCAATACCACTAGAGGCACCGTCTAGTAAATCTGACAAACTCCCAGAGGAAATTGtaaaggatggagggaggttTGAGTTAGCTCCAGTGCCAAGCCCAGCCAAAGGCCCCACTGCTCACCTGACAAACGACAGAGACCCAGAGAGTGATTCTGGTCTGCCCGATCGCTCTTCAGAGCCGAATCAGCAGCCTCAAGCTGACACAGCAGGAGGCGCTATGGAGAGCACCGtcaccgtctcctcctctccacccccaGTTCTGCAAAGGCGAAGAGACTCTCCCTCGTCCCCAAAAGTGAGCCGCATCCCAGTACGAGACCCCAGCGCCCCCCTGGACTCTCCCAGCAGGGACCTCAACATGGAGAGGCGTCAGCGCTGGAGCAGTCCGGTCCCTGGTTCCCCCACCCACTCGCCCTCCCCATCTCTGTCCTGCGACAACCTGCCTTGCGCTTTGCTGAGAGACCGGCTCTCCTCGGAGCGTGGCTCCAGGTCCGACTGTGTGGGAGAagaccctctctctctgtcctcctcatcaGGTAGTAAAAGTAAGATCCCACGTCCTGTGAGCGCCACCTTCATACCTGAGCAACTCACTAGCAGGTTTCTGCCTCGACCACCTCCAGGGAAACCACCCATCCGCCCGTGTGTGGACAACAGGTATGACATGTGTTCTGTAAAATGATCCACATTCCTCAGAGCTGTAGAAGGTCAATTGCCATTTTTTTATAACATGGTTaatatttaaagttataatccttaagatttcagtcctggttgattttgCAACACCAGTGGTTACCTGTATTATCAGCCAGTGCagtttaatactacagcaaacactcTAGCAGCTGGGTTGTCATAAATTTAACAAAAGAGCAACTGTTGTGCATTTCTGTTGTTGTCAGCCAATAATTGGCCTTTTTCCATCATGCCACAAGCAACTTCGATCTGATTTTATGCTGCGGTGCAAATATTTTTCCACACAACAACAGGGCACAGTAATAGGAGTCGCCTTAAAACTCTTCATATAACGGCTCACTTGGGCTGCTCCATCTTGTTCTATTcctccctgcaatatttaaaactcatctgctgtcaaaaaatgcagaaaactacagttttgtcttgttttgtaaacattaatagcatatatacatatgtggGGTTTTTTCTCCAGACGACGGCGGTTGAGAGTGCGTGCCAGCAGCACTAGTGATGCAGACTTCCTGGCTAGTCTGACTCAGCTGATGCAGGATCGCAGCGGGATGCTCTTCAGCCCTCCGCCTCGCACTCGCAGCTCCTCCCTGCAGCGCTCGCTAAGCTCCTCCCCCTCCCGCCAGGAGCTTCGCGAGGGCGGGGCGATGCAGGGGCGCAGCCGCTCTCCGTCTAGCTTCTCCTGTTCTTCTCCTGCTCGGCACCCTCATCTGCAAGACCGGCCCGGAGGGCAGGGTCAGTGGGGCCACAGCTCCAGGGGAAGGGGTCTGATCCACGAGTGTAAAGGCTCCGGCAAAGTGAATCGATGACTGTATTTGACACAAGTGACTGATCCGGATGGTGCAACTGTAGCGAGAGGCTGTCTCACATTCAGTCCCTGATCGCATGTGTAAATATGGTATTTACTCAAGggaatgtactgtatgtaatgtaaaatgtatgataaattgtatttatttatttattcatttgttggATGTGTCTCTCAAAATACTTGACAATGTGGCTTGATA
The DNA window shown above is from Enoplosus armatus isolate fEnoArm2 chromosome 19, fEnoArm2.hap1, whole genome shotgun sequence and carries:
- the ttbk2b gene encoding tau-tubulin kinase 2b — encoded protein: MSGAGEHTDILSVADVVRDRWKVVRKIGGGGFGEIYEVLDQLSQATVALKVESAQQPKQVLKMEVAVLKKLQGKDHVCRFVGCGRNDRFNYVVMELQGRNLADLRRTMTRGTFSVSTTLRLGKQILEAIESIHSVGFLHRDIKPSNFAMGRLASTCRCCYMLDFGLARQFTNSSQEVRPPRPVAGFRGTVRYASINAHKNKEMGRHDDLWSLFYMLVEFMVGQLPWRKIKDKEQVGNLKETYDHRLMLKHLPSEFSTFLDHILTLDYYTKPDYQLLMSLFENAMKSHSVLENDAYDWEKCDSEDMLTITAAATTAQQLTRLTPAYLGMANASVLPGELQRENTEDVLQGERLSDADNCPPIPTPTTPGGDVWEEMDRNRNHKHAQPMIRKVGVVSEDEHSQNQGNQSPNTGSMQSSPRRVRSETMFLDRAAPLLRRMRHSQSLAFEKRLAPEPKPTIERFLEAYLGKQRPVLSQVGEKPIPERGHGQQSPSCNEEHSGTATPDPEEGAPSSGFVAVNLSPVPQEGDSQEWVMLELEQGSGSGATKPPGEALREDKPGAHTPAETENQSSEPQDGPSPAVPSSPVLSQMGMPGTWLLGHRRLPGMLGQMPSVIMGRPQMDQSSSCAPQSPVQERSAAIPLEAPSSKSDKLPEEIVKDGGRFELAPVPSPAKGPTAHLTNDRDPESDSGLPDRSSEPNQQPQADTAGGAMESTVTVSSSPPPVLQRRRDSPSSPKVSRIPVRDPSAPLDSPSRDLNMERRQRWSSPVPGSPTHSPSPSLSCDNLPCALLRDRLSSERGSRSDCVGEDPLSLSSSSGSKSKIPRPVSATFIPEQLTSRFLPRPPPGKPPIRPCVDNRRRRLRVRASSTSDADFLASLTQLMQDRSGMLFSPPPRTRSSSLQRSLSSSPSRQELREGGAMQGRSRSPSSFSCSSPARHPHLQDRPGGQGQWGHSSRGRGLIHECKGSGKVNR